The Cupriavidus necator DNA window AAGTGAGGGAGTGGCTCGAAAATTGGGGCAACTATACGAGATTTCGGAGGCTATCGAAAGCCTGCCGTCCGGAGGCGCTTGCGCGGTGGCACATTGCGGCGTGCAGTCGTTCGCAAGCCCGGAAGATCACCGGCTGGGACTCCCGGAACTCAACAAGCGATACCTGCAGACCGGCCCGGGGCGGTATGCCGGCCATCTTCAGCAGGTCAGGCCGGACGCCGATTTGCTGGTCTACCGGGAACGCCTTGACGTCCCGATCCTCAGGGAGGGCTGGACGAGGAAGGGCTTGCGCATGTTCGCCATTGCGCTGCCGGTGGAGAGCCGCGCCACGTTCCATGGGCGTGCGGTCGGCGCCGCCGTCGCCCACCTCGCCGGTGGCCGTGAGTACTCGGTCCAGTCTCCCGGACCGAGCGAACACCTCGGGATCGTACTCGCGGACAGCACATTCTCTATCCATGCCGACTACCTCGGCGGCGTTCCCCGTCTCGCCTGGACCGGCGAGCCGCTGCTGGAAGCTCCTGCCGCCGCCCGGGAGCGTCTTGCCTCGCGCATCCTGTGCTGCCTGCTCGGCGCGACGAAAAACGTGAGCGCCCTGGTTTGCCCGGCGGCGCGCATGACCCTGCGCGACGATGTGCTCGAACACCTGTTCTGCCTGCTGATCGACGCGGAGCTGCCGGGCCGGCGCCGCGACATTACCCGGCTGACCTACAGCGATATCGTCCACCGGAGCCGGGAGCATCTGCGGGCGAATGCGGACCGGCCGGTCGGGGTGCTCGAACTGTCCGGGCTGTTGCGGGTGAGCCGGCGCACGATCCAGACGGCCTTCATGGAGGTGACCGGCGTCACGCCGCAAACCTATTTGCGGGCGATACGGCTGTCGTCGGTGCGCCGGTTGCTGCGGCAAACCAGTGCCGATCGGCTGACCGTCAGCCAGGCGGCAGCCCGCTGGGGTTTTGTCCACATGAGCCGGTTCGCCGCCGAGTATGGCCGGATGTTCGGGTGCCTGCCGTCGGAAGCCCCGCGCGCGTAGGCGTTGGCGCTGTCCCCGGATGCGCGCGGGCGCGGCGAAAAAGAGGGTGGCGCGCCGCATCCCGTGCAGCGGCGCCGGCTCTCTCTGCTCAGAGGACGTTGCGCGGATCCTGCTCGAGTACAAGCGTCCAGATCTTCTGTCCGACCGGTGCCTGCCGTTCTTCCAGGATGTGCGCAAGCAGGCCGGCCGAGCGGCCGACCAAGGCGAGGCCGCGCGCCATGACCGGGTCCAGTCCCATGTCGGCGACGATGGAGCCAATGGCACCCACCGCATTGAGGGGCAGCTTCTTGCCGAACTCCTTGTCGAAGACGTCGGCGATCGCCTCCATCACGCGCCAGTGCACGCCGTAGCAGCCGTTGGCGACCGACAGCGCACGCAAGGTGGGCACGCGCGGGTCGCCGTCGACGTGGATGGGGTGGCCGACCCCGTAGATGGCACGCCGTTCCTGCTTGTGCCGCCGGATGACCGCGCGCGCCACGTCGCGGACCTGACCATCGTCCGCGTCCTGGTCCAGGTCGCGCGCGGCCTCCAGCAGCATTTCGGCCGAGTTCTGCATCGTGCCGAGCAGCACGCTTCCCGCGCCGAGCAGGCCGGCCGCGACGGCCGCGACGGCCGCCTGCATGGCCTCGGGGGCTCCCGTGTAGGTCATGCGGGTCGAGACCGAGCTTGGCGTCAGGCCATGATCGGCGGCGGTCACGAGCAGCGCGTTGACCATGGTCTTCTCCTGTGGGCTCGGCGACCGTGCGAGCGTGAGGAGGAAGATCATGTCGACGAAGTCGAACTTGCCGATGATCTCCGTGGAGAGGTTGAGGTTGCGTACGACAATGGTGTCGCGCGTGGTGTAGCCGATGTCGGTCGTTATCATGGGATGGGCTTCCTTTCCGGATAAAGGGTGGTGTGGCAGAAACGGTGGCGTTCTGGCCGATGCTCATGACCCCGGGTGAGAGGTGCGGCGGCGTCGCATCAGATAGGTGGTTTCCATTTCGGCGCATACTTCGCCGCGCTGGTTGACGGCCTTGCGCAGGAAACCGGTCAGGCCACGCTCCGGCTTGCTTGTGGGCCTCTGCTCGACGACTTCGACCTCGACGCGGATGGTGTCGCCGATATGGGTGGCGCGCGGGAAACGGATGCGGTTCTCGAGCACGCCAAACAGCGCGTCTTCCATGAGCTGGTTCGGGATAGCCCGCGAGGTCAGTCCGGCCATGAACGAGGCGACCAGCATGCCGTGGGCGATGCGCTGGCCGTGCACCGAAGTGCCGGCGTATTCGGCGTCGACGTGCAGGCGGTTCATGTCGCCGGTCAGCGCGGCGAATGCGGCGACGTCGGCTTCGGTGATGGTGCGCGAGGACGTCGTGTACTTCGTTCCGACCGTCAGGTCGTCCCAGCAGAGGCTGAGGCGCTGGAGTGATTCGAAGGTGAGCAGGGGCTGAGTCGTCATCGCGGTTCTCCGAGGTTCAGTGGTTGAAAGCCGTTGCAGGTGCGCTCAGCCATATCGGCCCCCGGTGACGAACAGCGTGGTCCCCGTGATGTAGCGGGCATGCTCGGATGCCATGAACGCTACGGCCGCAGCGATGTCGCCGGGCTGGCCGACGCCGGGCACCTGGATGCGCGCCACCGCGTTCTGCAGCACGGTCTCGTAGTTGGGCAGGCTCTTGATGCAGTCGGTTTCGATGAAGCCGGGTGCGATCGCATTCACGGTGATGCCATGCCTGGCCTGTTCCTGCGAGAGCGCCCGGGTGAAGCCGACGAGGCCCGCCTTGGCGCTCGAATAGTTGGTCTGTCCGGGGTTGCCGAACAGCGGCGCGAGGCGATGTTCACGATGCGTCCCCAGCCGTTCTCCTGCATCGGCGGCAGCGCCGCGCGGCAGCAGTGGAAGGCGCCCTTGAGGACGACGTCGATCACGATGTCCCAGTCGCTCTCGTCCATCTTCAGCAGGGTGCGGTCTTTCACGAGACCGGCATTGTTCACAAGTACGTCGAGACGGCCGAACGCTTCACGGGCTGCGCCGGTCATCTGGCGCACCTGTTCCGCGTCCCGCACGTCGCAGCGCAAGCCCATCGCGCGCGCGCCGCCGGCTTCGATCGATGCCGCGAGTCCGGCGGCGGCGTCGGCATCGAGGTCGGCGATGACCACGGCCATCCCCTCGGCGGCGAGCATGCGCGCCGTCTCGGCGCCGATGCCGCGCGCCGACCCGGTCACGATGGCGACACGGTCCTTCAATCCCAGATCCATTGAATCTCCTTCCGTTGTAGTCAATGCGTGGTTAATCCATTAGCTCAGTGTCTTGCGCCGTTCCCGCGGCCGTGGCGCAGCGCGATCCGGCCGCGATGCTTTCGGCGCGGGGAATGGTTCGTGCGTGAGCAGTACGTCGCGCACTTCGAGCAGCACGGCCAGGTAGGCGTCGTGGTTCTCTTCCATGCGTTCGGTAGGTCCCGCCACCGACAGGCCGACGACGCGGCCGCTCAGACAGCCCGAGACCGCGAGGGCGCACACACCCACCCCGCTTTCACCGCGGGTCTGGTACCAGCCGCGCTCGCGGCCCAGGTCGATATTGGCGACGACGGCGTCGACGGTGTCGAGCGTTCTCGGCGTGACCCGCTTGAGATTCAACTGGCTGACGTCGGCCAGCATGTCTTCGCGCGGCATGAACCCGAGCAAGGCCTTGCCAAAAGCGGATGAATGGAGGCCGTAGCGCTCTCCCACTTCGGCCGTGTAGCGCAGTGCATGCCGGCTCGGCACCGTGGCGACGATCCTGGCGACCGAGCGTTCGCGGATGCCGAGATAGGTGGTTTCGCCGGTCTTTCGCGCAACTTCCTCGACGGTTTCCTGCGCGGCTGCCGTGAGCGGATCGTTCGAACTGATCTGGCGTGCCGCCTCGAACAGGCGGCCAGTGGGATAGAAGCGCCGCGTCAGCGGCGTGCGCATCAGGTAGCCCAGCATGTGCAGTGTGTGCAGGAGGTCCGAACTGCTGCTCTCCGGTACCGACAGTAGGCGGGCCATGTCCGAGTTGGACAGCTCGCGCCGTTCTTTCGCGAAGAGTTCGAAGACGGCCATGGTGCGCTGGACGACGGGACTGAGGAAGGGCATTTGCGATGTCCGAAAAAATCCCGATGGCTGGAAAATTCTTGAAGACGAATTGCTACGGTATGTCGTAGTATTGCTCTACAACTCGTAGCAATGCAACTGGGAAATTTCGCCGGCCTGTCGGGCTGGCGACGCCGCGAAGCCACACCAACACACCCAAAGGAGACTCTTCGCATGGAACTTCGGACCATCACGCGCACGCTGGCGCCACGCCTTCGCCGGATCGGCGCGACCTGTGTGGCGGCAGCGGTGGCTGCGAGCGATGCGCTCGCGCAGCCCGCTTATCCCGCCAGGCCAGTCACGATCGTCTCCGTCGGACCGGCCGGCGGGGTCACGGATCAGGCCGCGCGGCTGATCGCCACCAAGGTCGGTGCGCGCCTTGGGCAAACCGTGATCGTCGATGACCGAGGCGGCGCGGGCGGAAATATCGGCGCGGAGTACGCCTCGAAAGCAGCGCCGGACGGCTACACGCTGATGGTCGGCACGCAGGGCACCCAGTCGACCAACCAGTTCCTCTTCAAATCGTTGCGCTTCAATCCCGAGAAAGATTTCGTGCCGGTGCACGGGATCATTTCGCTGCCCAACGTGCTGGTGGTCAATGCCAGTCGTCCATATCGGTCGGTGGGTGAATTTGTCGCCTATGCCAGGACGCATCCCGGCAAGGTGACGGCGGCATCCGGAGGCAACGGGACCGGAATGCACCTTGCCATCGAGCAGTTCCGGAGCGTGGCCGGCGTAGACCTGGTGCATGTGCCGTACAAGGGCAGTCCGCCCGCGATCACCGATCTCGTAAGCGGGCAGGTGGACCTGTGCTTCGACTATCCGGCGACCACCGTCGGCCACATCCGGAGCGGCAAGCTGCGCGCGCTCGCCGTGCTGGGGCCGAACCGGCTGCCGCAGTTGCCGCAGGTTCCCACGATTGCCGAGGCCGGATTCCCGCGCGCCGAATCCACCGACTGGATCGGCCTGTTCGCGGTGGCCGGGACGCCGCAGCCGATTGTCGACCGGTGGACCAGGGAGGTGGCGCTCGTCCTGCAGGGGCCTGATGTCATCGCGTCCTTCGAGCGCATGGGCGGCGTGCCGCTGCCGCTGGGCGGCGAGCAGTTCGGCAGCTTCATCGTCTCCGAGCGGGTCAAATGGAAGGCGGTGATCGAACGCACCGGCGCACGGATCGAATAACGCATCACCACGAGGAGATCACCATGTACGAAGCTATCCAGTACGAGAACGAAGATGGCGTGGGCGTGCTCACGCTGGAGCGCCCGCAAACCAAGAATGCCGTGGACGCCGTCATGCGCCGCGAACTGCCACAGTTGATGGGCGCCCTGAACACCGACCGCACGCTCAAGGTACTCATCGTCACTGGCGCCGGCGGCAATTTCTGTTCGGGTGGCGACCTGCGCGCGGTGCGCGACAGCGCGGGCAGCGAAGGCTCGGCGGAGGGGCGCCGCCAGCGCATCCTGGACGGGCAGGCTACCCCCGGCGCGTTCCTGAATTTCGACCGCCCTGTCATCGCGGTGGTGGAGGGCGTTGCCTATGGGGCTGGCTGCTCGCTGGCACTGACCGCTGACATGGTCCTCGCCGCGCGCGACGCGCGCTTTTGCCTGTCGTTCGGCAGGATCGGCGCGGTGCCGGACTACGGCGCCTTCTATACGCTGCCGCGCATCGTCGGATTGCAACGGGCGAAGGAACTCGTTTTCTCCGCGCGCGAATTCGGGGCGGCCGAGGCACGCGATCTCGGCATCGTGATGGAGGTGCACGAGCCCGGTACCGTGCTCGACCGGGCGCGGGAGATTGCCCGCAGCATGGCGCAAGCGTCGCCCCTCGCGCTCAGCGTATCCAAGCGCGCGTTGAATACCTCTCTCCATTCCGATCTGCCGACCATGCTGATGCACGAAGCAGACGGGCAGGGTATTGCGATGAGCACCGACTATCACCTGACGGCAGTCAGGCGATTCCTGGACAAGGAGCCGCCGCTGTTCTCGTGGCCGCGCCGGCGCGACTGAACCTCGACCAGCCAATCCACAACCAGGAGGAAACATGAACGACTGGACCCAGTTGAAGTTGTCCGTGGATCGCCACATCGCGGTCGTTACGATGGATGCGCCGCCCGTCAATGCGCTGACGCGCGGGCTCAACGACGAGCTCGTTGCCGTGCTCGACCAGCTTTCCGACACACCCGAGGTACGCGTCATTGTCCTGACAGGCGCAGGCAAGGTGTTCTGCGCCGGCGCGGACATCAAGGGCCGTGGCGCGCTGGTCGATGGCCCCGGCGCCCTGCGCGCCCATTCGCGCCGCACACGGGAGTGCTTCCATGCGATCCGTGAATGTGCCAAGCCCGTGGTGGCGGCGCTCAATGGCCCCGCGCTGGGCGCGGGACTGGCCATTGCCGCTTCCGCAGACATCCTCGTGGCCAGCGAGCAGGCCAGCGCGGGTTTGCCGGAAATCGACGTCGGGGCGCTTGGCGGCGGCCGGCATGCCATGCGCCTGTTCGGGCATTCGCGCGTGCGCCGCATGATGCTGACCGGCTATCGCGTTCCCGCGCCCGAGCTGTATCGCCTCGGCATCGTCGAAGCGTGCGTGGCGCCCGATGCACTGATGCCGGCAGCGCTGGAGCTGGCGGAACAGGTCGCCTCCAAGAGTCCGGTGGTGTCCCAGCTTGCCAAGCACACCCTCAATACGATCGAGCACATGGGCTTGCGCGACGGCTATCGCTACGAACAGGACCAGACCGCCATCCTCTCGAAGACGGAAGACTGCAGGGAGGCACAGGCGGCATTCCGCGAGAAGCGGGCGCCGGTCTTCGTCGGCCGCTGAGGGTGCTTCGGGCACGGCCGTGTAACAACTTCCCGCCTGCGTGTTGCCGATTCTGTCAAATGCGGGCAGGTGCCCGCCCATATAGTGATGACGCACAGGTCCCCGCCTGGAACCAACGAGGAATACGCATGGAGACGCTTGAGAAGTTCTACATTGCCGGCGGATGGGTGGCGCCGTCGCCCGGCTCGACCCTGGCAGAAATCGTCAACCCGGCGAGCGAAGCGGTGATCGGCACGCTCGCAATGGGCACGGCGGCAGACGTGGATCGCGCCGTCGCCGCCGCGCGCGCCGCGTTCCCCGCTTGGTCGGAGTCGGGTCGCGAAGACCGCATTGCGCTGCTTGAGCGCATCATTACCCGCTATCAAGAGCGGCTCGACGACATGGCCCGGGCGGTGCGGCTGGAAATGGGCGCGCCCGCCACGCTGGCGCGCAACGTACACGCCATGGCGGGCCTGGGACAGTTGCACGCGACGCTGGCGGCGCTGAGGACCTTCGAATTCGAAACTGCGCGGGGCAAGGGCGTCATACGGCGCGAGGCGATCGGCGTGGCCGCGCTGGTGACGCCCTGGAACTGGCCGCTGAACCAGATCGTGGCGAAGGTGGCGCCGGCCATTGCGGCGGGCTGCGCCGTGGTGCTGAAGCCATCCGAGATTGCCCCGCTCGATGCGCGTATCTTCGCGGAGATCATGCACGACGCCGGCACGCCGCCCGGCGTGTTCAACATGCTCTCCGGGACAGGGCAGACCGTGGGAACAGCGTTGTCGTCCCATCCCGACGTGGATGTGGTCTCGTTCACCGGCTCGACGCGCGCCGGCATCCAGGTGGCCATCAACGCAGCGCCGACCGTCAAGCGTGTGGCGCAGGAGCTGGGCGGGAAGTCGGCACTGGTCATCCTGGATGACGCCGACCTCCGCGCCGCCGTCAGCGGCGGCGTGGCGCAGTGCATGGCGAACAGTGGCCAGACCTGCGTGGCGCCGACGCGCATGCTGGTGCCACGCGAGCGCTATGACGAGGCGGTCGGCATCGCCGCCGCCCTGGCGGATGCCACGAACGTCGGCGATCCGGAAGATCCGGCGACCAGCATGGGGCCGCTGTCGAGCCGGGCGCAGTACGAGCGGGTCCAGCATCTGATCGCCGTGGGCATGGGGGAGGGCGCGCGCGTTGCGGCGGGAGGCCTGGGGCGGCCTCGGGGCCTGGAACGCGGCTTCTTTGCGAGGCCGACCATCTTCGCCGGTGTGCGCAATGACATGGCCATTGCGCGCGAGGAGATCTTCGGGCCGGTGCTTGTCATGATTGCGCATGACGGGGACGACCACGCCGTGGCCCTTGCCAACGACTCTCCCTTCGGCCTCGCAGGCTATGTGATGTCGGGCAACGCCGACCGTGCGCGCAAGGTGGCACGGCGGCTGCGGGCAGGCATGGTCCGCATCAATGGCGCGCCCCCCGATCTGTCGCTGCCGTTCGGCGGCTACAAGCAGTCCGGCAACGGGCGCGAGTTCGGGCCGGAAGGCATCGCGGAGTTCCTGGAGACGAAGTCGATCATCGGCTGAATGCCGGGCTTAAGCTCGTTATGGTTTTCCCGCTCCCACCCGGCGAACCCTTTGCCCGGGGCCGGAGCGTACGTCAAAAATGTCATCACCATCAAGAATCGGAGACAACTCATGCGTACAGCCAGCCCCGAGTCCCCCACTGTGTCCACCCCTGCGGTGGTGCGGCCTAACGCCTTGCATGCCTCGTTCACGGTGAGCCGCATCTCGCCGGCGCTGGGCGCCGAGGTCGGCAGTATCGACCTGGCGGCGCCGCTGGACGATGACACCATTTCCGCGCTTCGCCGCGCGCTGGTCGAACACAAGGTCCTCGTGTTCCGCGACCAGGACATCACGCCGGCGCAGCATGTGGCCTTGGCGCGCCGGTTCGGCGAGCTGGAAGTCCATCCTGCGTTCCCGCATCACGAGCAATTTCCCGAACTCGTGCTGCTTGGCGGCGATGAGCGCAAGCCCGCCATGGAAAATGGCTATCACAGCGACGTATCGTGGCGGGAACTGCCGTCGATGGGGTCGATGCTGCGCTGCGCGCAGTGTCCGGAGATTGGCGGCGATACTGTGTGGGTCAATATGGCGCTGGCCTACGAACGTCTGCCTGATCACCGCAAGCAGCAGATCGAGGGCCTGCTGGCCGTGCATGACATCGGGCCGGCGTTCGGCGACAAGATGACGCCCGAGCAGCAGCGCCAGTTTCCTCCCGTCGCGCATCCAGTCGTGCGCACGCACCCGGAGAGCGGGGAGAAGATCCTCTACGTGAATTCAGGGTTTGTTACGCACTTCGCCAATTTCAAATCGCGCAATCCGCTGCGTGGTGCGTTCGAGTCGCAGTCGGAAAAGCAGGACCTGCTCGACTACCTGTTCCGCCAGCCCGCGATTCTGGAGTACCAGATGCGCCTGCGCTGGCGCCCCAACACCATCGCCTTCTGGGACAACCGCTCGACCCAGCATTACGCGATCCAGGACTACTTTCCGGCTGTGCGCCGCATGATGCGAGCGACCATCATCGGCGACCGGCCTGTCTGATCGACGTTCCCAACACCGCGCGGCTCGCTGGATTTCATTGCACGCTCTCGGCCTGAGATCACCAGGAAACGCACGAACTGCAAGTGCACGGGCCCGACAGTCCAGGACTTGGTCGGCGGACAGATATAGACGGCTTGCGCGATGCCTCTTGGGCTGCATTGGGCGAACTCGGCCGCTCCTGAGGTATGGGTGATGGCTGCTTGTGGCCGGGAAGCGATTTCCGTCGGCCGGAGGCGGTCGGCCCTTACTGGGCCAAGGCGCGGCGATAAGGCACGATAACGGGGCCTTATCGCGTCGTCGGTTGCGGCAAGTCCAAGCCCGGGCTGGTCGTCGCACATTGTTCACCGGAGGAGAGCGGCCAAGCGTGCGGCCTTGGTCAAGGCATAGCGCCGTGGCACTTCTGGCACGGCTGCTCCTATCCGGCGTTGCGTTGATTGGAAAGCCCTGGGGTGGAATTTGGTCGCTGAGGCCGGCCCGTCAAACTCGAGGTGTCATCGTCTGCCTGGACAGCAACCGGCACTTCATCGTGAACTACGGTGACCGCTGTCGGCATGGGGAGCACATTGCAAGGTTTCGTCGAGTCGGCCGTCAACCAAGTGGTGAGCAGGCGCTTCGTCAAACGACAGCAGATGGCTTGGCGGCCTCGGCGCGCGCACAACCTGCCATAAATCCGGATGGCCGTGCTCAATGACCAGTTGCGATCGCACGTTGAGCGACGGTATCCATCTATTGCCGCAGAAGAACAACATCGCCTTGCCGCTTGATTAGCCCCGATTTTGCGTCTCCGTATCGGACCGGCGAGGCTGACGCTTCGTGGGGAGGCTAGGAGCGATCCCATGCTCACAACCGTGATAATGTTCGTCGCCACCACCCTCCTGTGAGACGCAAAGTGATTTCGCACATTTTTCTTGGCGTTAACGACTTCGATCGTGCTTTTGAGTTTTATTCGGCGTTGATGCATGAACTAGGACACAACCTCAAATTCTGCGAGCGCGACACGCCATGGGCAGGGTGGATGGCAACGGACGCACCGCGGCCGCTGTTCCTTATTGGCAAGCCATATGACGGCAATGCTGCGCGAGGTGGGAATGGTCAAATGGTGGCATTGCTTGCGCGTGATCGGCAGACCGTTGACCAGGCATACGCCCGCGCGCTCGCAAACGGAGCAAATTGCGAAGGCGCTCCTGGCCTAAGAGCCCAGTATCACCCTCACTACTACGGCGCATACTTCCGAGATGCTGATGGAAACAAGCTTTGCGTATGCTGCCATCACCCGGTGTCGGTTTAGCGTTATCGATTTAGCACTGACCTGCCTCTGCGCCTGTCGACGCGGCCCTCACCTCAGATGGCCGTCGACGCGCTGGCGCGGGCAACGGAAGCCGGTCGATGCCATGCAGCGCAGGAAGTCGACAAACGCGGCTGGACTGAGATAGTTGTCATCCGAGCCATCCGTCCGGTCAAGGAAACGATGGGCGCCTGCGATCCCAGCAGGACACTCGATTATGGCGCACGACCCTCGCCCCGTTTGTGACGCTACTGGTGGGATGCTGAGGCGATCTTTTGAGAAAAAAACTTCACGAAAGCCTCGACCTTCCTCGGGTGATTGCGAGGTTTCGGAAACACCGCATATATTCCCGGCTGCTCAGATGCACCAATCTCGTCGTACTCTTCCAGCAGCCGAATCAAGCCGCCGCTGAGCAAGTCCTGCTCGACAAGCCAGTCGGGCTGCCGGGTGATTCCCTTGCCTGCTTTGGCCCATGCAATCAGCGCATGCGATTCGTTACTCGAAAATGCCCCATCTACCGGAATTGCCATAGTTGTGCCGTCCACCTGGTACTGCCAAGATGAGGAATGCG harbors:
- a CDS encoding helix-turn-helix domain-containing protein, whose amino-acid sequence is MGQLYEISEAIESLPSGGACAVAHCGVQSFASPEDHRLGLPELNKRYLQTGPGRYAGHLQQVRPDADLLVYRERLDVPILREGWTRKGLRMFAIALPVESRATFHGRAVGAAVAHLAGGREYSVQSPGPSEHLGIVLADSTFSIHADYLGGVPRLAWTGEPLLEAPAAARERLASRILCCLLGATKNVSALVCPAARMTLRDDVLEHLFCLLIDAELPGRRRDITRLTYSDIVHRSREHLRANADRPVGVLELSGLLRVSRRTIQTAFMEVTGVTPQTYLRAIRLSSVRRLLRQTSADRLTVSQAAARWGFVHMSRFAAEYGRMFGCLPSEAPRA
- a CDS encoding citryl-CoA lyase — protein: MITTDIGYTTRDTIVVRNLNLSTEIIGKFDFVDMIFLLTLARSPSPQEKTMVNALLVTAADHGLTPSSVSTRMTYTGAPEAMQAAVAAVAAGLLGAGSVLLGTMQNSAEMLLEAARDLDQDADDGQVRDVARAVIRRHKQERRAIYGVGHPIHVDGDPRVPTLRALSVANGCYGVHWRVMEAIADVFDKEFGKKLPLNAVGAIGSIVADMGLDPVMARGLALVGRSAGLLAHILEERQAPVGQKIWTLVLEQDPRNVL
- a CDS encoding MaoC family dehydratase — encoded protein: MTTQPLLTFESLQRLSLCWDDLTVGTKYTTSSRTITEADVAAFAALTGDMNRLHVDAEYAGTSVHGQRIAHGMLVASFMAGLTSRAIPNQLMEDALFGVLENRIRFPRATHIGDTIRVEVEVVEQRPTSKPERGLTGFLRKAVNQRGEVCAEMETTYLMRRRRTSHPGS
- a CDS encoding IclR family transcriptional regulator; the encoded protein is MPFLSPVVQRTMAVFELFAKERRELSNSDMARLLSVPESSSSDLLHTLHMLGYLMRTPLTRRFYPTGRLFEAARQISSNDPLTAAAQETVEEVARKTGETTYLGIRERSVARIVATVPSRHALRYTAEVGERYGLHSSAFGKALLGFMPREDMLADVSQLNLKRVTPRTLDTVDAVVANIDLGRERGWYQTRGESGVGVCALAVSGCLSGRVVGLSVAGPTERMEENHDAYLAVLLEVRDVLLTHEPFPAPKASRPDRAAPRPRERRKTLS
- a CDS encoding Bug family tripartite tricarboxylate transporter substrate binding protein, whose translation is MELRTITRTLAPRLRRIGATCVAAAVAASDALAQPAYPARPVTIVSVGPAGGVTDQAARLIATKVGARLGQTVIVDDRGGAGGNIGAEYASKAAPDGYTLMVGTQGTQSTNQFLFKSLRFNPEKDFVPVHGIISLPNVLVVNASRPYRSVGEFVAYARTHPGKVTAASGGNGTGMHLAIEQFRSVAGVDLVHVPYKGSPPAITDLVSGQVDLCFDYPATTVGHIRSGKLRALAVLGPNRLPQLPQVPTIAEAGFPRAESTDWIGLFAVAGTPQPIVDRWTREVALVLQGPDVIASFERMGGVPLPLGGEQFGSFIVSERVKWKAVIERTGARIE
- a CDS encoding enoyl-CoA hydratase/isomerase family protein, yielding MYEAIQYENEDGVGVLTLERPQTKNAVDAVMRRELPQLMGALNTDRTLKVLIVTGAGGNFCSGGDLRAVRDSAGSEGSAEGRRQRILDGQATPGAFLNFDRPVIAVVEGVAYGAGCSLALTADMVLAARDARFCLSFGRIGAVPDYGAFYTLPRIVGLQRAKELVFSAREFGAAEARDLGIVMEVHEPGTVLDRAREIARSMAQASPLALSVSKRALNTSLHSDLPTMLMHEADGQGIAMSTDYHLTAVRRFLDKEPPLFSWPRRRD
- a CDS encoding enoyl-CoA hydratase/isomerase family protein, with product MNDWTQLKLSVDRHIAVVTMDAPPVNALTRGLNDELVAVLDQLSDTPEVRVIVLTGAGKVFCAGADIKGRGALVDGPGALRAHSRRTRECFHAIRECAKPVVAALNGPALGAGLAIAASADILVASEQASAGLPEIDVGALGGGRHAMRLFGHSRVRRMMLTGYRVPAPELYRLGIVEACVAPDALMPAALELAEQVASKSPVVSQLAKHTLNTIEHMGLRDGYRYEQDQTAILSKTEDCREAQAAFREKRAPVFVGR
- a CDS encoding aldehyde dehydrogenase family protein, whose protein sequence is METLEKFYIAGGWVAPSPGSTLAEIVNPASEAVIGTLAMGTAADVDRAVAAARAAFPAWSESGREDRIALLERIITRYQERLDDMARAVRLEMGAPATLARNVHAMAGLGQLHATLAALRTFEFETARGKGVIRREAIGVAALVTPWNWPLNQIVAKVAPAIAAGCAVVLKPSEIAPLDARIFAEIMHDAGTPPGVFNMLSGTGQTVGTALSSHPDVDVVSFTGSTRAGIQVAINAAPTVKRVAQELGGKSALVILDDADLRAAVSGGVAQCMANSGQTCVAPTRMLVPRERYDEAVGIAAALADATNVGDPEDPATSMGPLSSRAQYERVQHLIAVGMGEGARVAAGGLGRPRGLERGFFARPTIFAGVRNDMAIAREEIFGPVLVMIAHDGDDHAVALANDSPFGLAGYVMSGNADRARKVARRLRAGMVRINGAPPDLSLPFGGYKQSGNGREFGPEGIAEFLETKSIIG
- a CDS encoding TauD/TfdA dioxygenase family protein, producing the protein MRTASPESPTVSTPAVVRPNALHASFTVSRISPALGAEVGSIDLAAPLDDDTISALRRALVEHKVLVFRDQDITPAQHVALARRFGELEVHPAFPHHEQFPELVLLGGDERKPAMENGYHSDVSWRELPSMGSMLRCAQCPEIGGDTVWVNMALAYERLPDHRKQQIEGLLAVHDIGPAFGDKMTPEQQRQFPPVAHPVVRTHPESGEKILYVNSGFVTHFANFKSRNPLRGAFESQSEKQDLLDYLFRQPAILEYQMRLRWRPNTIAFWDNRSTQHYAIQDYFPAVRRMMRATIIGDRPV
- a CDS encoding VOC family protein, translated to MISHIFLGVNDFDRAFEFYSALMHELGHNLKFCERDTPWAGWMATDAPRPLFLIGKPYDGNAARGGNGQMVALLARDRQTVDQAYARALANGANCEGAPGLRAQYHPHYYGAYFRDADGNKLCVCCHHPVSV